A genomic segment from Roseibium algicola encodes:
- a CDS encoding BA14K family protein encodes MFRKTIFTAVAAAALATTTFAPAAFAGGYGKSNHKGYQHQWAFGARDAVVTRHIDWCFGRYNSYRVSDNTFQSGQGSRLQCSSPFISR; translated from the coding sequence ATGTTCAGGAAAACCATCTTCACCGCCGTTGCCGCCGCAGCCCTGGCAACAACGACCTTCGCCCCTGCCGCCTTTGCCGGGGGCTATGGAAAAAGCAACCACAAGGGCTATCAGCACCAATGGGCGTTTGGCGCTCGCGATGCGGTTGTGACACGGCATATCGACTGGTGCTTTGGCCGCTACAACTCCTATCGTGTTTCCGACAACACGTTCCAGTCCGGGCAAGGCTCGCGCCTGCAGTGCTCGTCTCCGTTCATTAGCCGCTGA